The following are encoded together in the Pleurocapsa sp. FMAR1 genome:
- the rpmJ gene encoding 50S ribosomal protein L36, with translation MKVRPSVKKMCEKCRVIKRRGRVMVICSGNPKHKQRQG, from the coding sequence ATGAAAGTTAGACCATCAGTAAAAAAAATGTGTGAAAAATGTCGCGTAATAAAAAGACGTGGCAGAGTAATGGTGATTTGCAGCGGTAATCCTAAGCATAAACAGCGTCAAGGATAA
- the rpsM gene encoding 30S ribosomal protein S13 translates to MARISGVDLPRDKRVEIALTYIFGVGLSRAQKAIAETGVNPDTRVRDLEDEDTAKLRAYIEDNYQVEGDLRRWESMNIKRLADIGTYRGRRHRMGLPLRGQRTRTNARTRRGRRLTVAGKKKAPGKK, encoded by the coding sequence GTGGCAAGGATTTCTGGCGTAGACCTTCCTCGTGATAAGCGTGTGGAAATCGCGCTAACCTACATTTTTGGTGTAGGTCTATCACGAGCGCAAAAGGCGATCGCTGAAACTGGAGTTAATCCAGATACTAGGGTTCGCGATCTTGAGGATGAAGATACAGCGAAGCTTAGAGCATATATTGAAGACAACTATCAGGTAGAAGGTGACTTGAGGCGTTGGGAATCAATGAATATTAAGCGTCTGGCGGATATCGGTACTTATCGCGGTCGCCGTCATCGTATGGGCTTACCTCTTCGAGGTCAAAGAACTCGCACTAATGCTCGTACTAGAAGAGGTAGAAGGCTTACCGTAGCTGGTAAAAAGAAAGCTCCAGGTAAGAAGTAA
- the rpsK gene encoding 30S ribosomal protein S11, producing MAQPKRRTGAKKNKKNVPNGVAHIQSTFNNTIVTISDTRGDVVSWSSAGASGFKGAKKGTPFAAQTAADSAGRRAMDQGMRQVEVMVSGPGAGRETAIRALQGVGLEITLIRDVTPIPHNGCRPPKRRRV from the coding sequence ATGGCGCAACCAAAAAGAAGAACTGGCGCAAAGAAAAACAAAAAAAACGTTCCCAATGGTGTGGCTCATATTCAGTCCACATTTAACAATACCATTGTAACAATTTCTGATACAAGAGGAGACGTAGTATCTTGGTCTTCTGCTGGTGCAAGTGGTTTTAAAGGAGCAAAAAAAGGCACTCCTTTTGCGGCACAAACAGCAGCAGATAGCGCAGGAAGACGGGCAATGGATCAAGGAATGCGTCAAGTTGAGGTTATGGTAAGCGGTCCTGGGGCTGGAAGAGAAACAGCTATAAGAGCCTTACAGGGTGTAGGTTTAGAAATTACTTTAATCCGTGATGTCACACCTATCCCTCACAATGGCTGTCGTCCGCCTAAAAGACGCAGAGTATAG